In Bryobacteraceae bacterium, the following proteins share a genomic window:
- a CDS encoding IPT/TIG domain-containing protein: MRLTALALCLAAAAAAQTTPATIGSVIPSSGQLNTSVDIRVLGSNFLSGDLILFQRPGSTAPNQLSTVRVSATELRATVPGSLMNPAGSASIRVFFIRDSRECANGCQTSSVSFLINELLRLSSITPTTAPAGTTVNLAALGSGFNSSSLLVYIQGNIETALSTQVMSATELRATIPSNLTAPGEAQILVQNGVSCPGPCPRSNALPLLLSSNLLLTSVTPNQAPTRAATAPGQDILLAGGGFAMDARVVFRAGPSVNELPAKVVSDKEIMATIPATLLTAPGTAFVAVRNPGLEGALDVTSNELPFQIVQSLELTRLEPLSAPSGSPDTTVSVFGLGFNITTRIRIQAPGGPLLVPANQRFDQAAGRIDVPLVADLLRTPVRYTVTAFDTGNADRISSNSLVFEVTQGGPRITQLTPAARAAGSSAFTLVIAGSGFTAGSRVLFGTRELIPGNIIADRIEVLVPGDAIAAAGIVPVRVRPLQGLESNTVNFTVSAGALISSLNPSSRIAGSGAFALTILGSNFATGSSVLFGGRTIVPTSVSADTIAVSIPADAILTPGSIPVLIRSADGADSNAVNFTVTARAAISSLDPPSRPAGSGTFTLTILGSGFVSGSRVIFGARELLPVSLTADRITVSVPAGAITAAGPIAVRVRAGDGSETNSVQFTVADRPAITSLDPPNRPAGSGEFILTINGSGFAAGAVVFFGDRRLTPLSVSGAQIRVNVPADAVVVEGPLLVRVNSGGVDSNETGFTVTPPAALSLTSLNPASAVAGSSDFDLTIAGRNLLPSPRVTFAGTPVNLTGAATALSITVRVPGVLIAAAGPKPVEVTVAGRSSSLTFNVTAAVPPAAISAASLRVAPGGNTSVQVQLSSAATAAVNGELRLSFEPDATGIPSGFIDPAAMFTGSGSTALPFTIAAGQTDAALAGGGRINVGTVAGVLVVRVATLASAGQTVTVLPDPVRIEVPRAAPSLTDGSVRLTNTTGGVTVQVQGFAPSREMTNATIAFTIAAQTDVDGGTSFTAPLQAVFQSYFNSDEGRANGSRFELRIPFTVEGDANRITAVSVTLSNGDGQATLAGGR, from the coding sequence ATGCGGCTCACCGCACTCGCACTCTGTCTGGCCGCCGCGGCGGCCGCGCAGACCACTCCCGCGACGATCGGCTCGGTGATCCCTTCGAGTGGACAGCTCAACACCTCGGTCGATATCCGGGTGTTGGGGAGCAACTTCCTCTCGGGCGATCTCATCCTCTTTCAACGGCCAGGCTCCACGGCGCCGAACCAGCTCTCGACGGTCCGCGTATCCGCCACGGAACTGCGCGCCACTGTGCCGGGCAGCCTGATGAACCCCGCCGGCTCCGCGAGCATCCGTGTGTTCTTCATTCGCGACAGCCGCGAGTGCGCCAACGGCTGCCAAACCTCGTCGGTTTCGTTCCTGATCAACGAATTGCTCCGGCTGAGCAGCATCACGCCAACCACCGCGCCGGCCGGGACCACGGTGAACCTCGCCGCACTCGGTTCCGGCTTCAACAGCAGTTCTCTCCTCGTCTACATTCAGGGCAACATTGAGACAGCCTTGAGCACCCAGGTGATGTCCGCCACCGAGCTCCGGGCCACAATTCCGTCGAACCTCACCGCGCCGGGCGAGGCGCAGATTCTCGTCCAGAACGGCGTCAGTTGTCCGGGCCCGTGTCCCCGCTCGAATGCGCTGCCGCTTCTGCTCTCCTCGAATCTGCTGCTGACGAGCGTCACGCCCAATCAAGCGCCCACGCGCGCCGCCACAGCGCCGGGCCAGGACATCCTGCTCGCCGGCGGCGGTTTCGCCATGGACGCGCGGGTGGTGTTCCGGGCGGGTCCGTCGGTGAATGAACTCCCGGCCAAGGTCGTCTCCGACAAGGAGATCATGGCCACCATTCCGGCCACGCTGTTGACCGCGCCGGGCACTGCCTTCGTCGCCGTCCGGAATCCCGGTCTCGAAGGCGCGCTCGACGTCACCAGCAACGAACTGCCCTTCCAGATCGTGCAATCGCTCGAGTTGACCCGGCTGGAGCCGTTGTCGGCGCCCTCCGGCAGCCCCGACACGACCGTGAGCGTGTTCGGCCTCGGCTTCAATATCACCACCCGGATCCGGATCCAGGCCCCCGGCGGACCGCTGCTCGTGCCGGCCAACCAGCGCTTCGACCAAGCCGCCGGCCGCATCGACGTGCCCCTCGTCGCCGATCTGCTGCGCACTCCGGTGCGCTACACCGTCACCGCGTTCGACACCGGCAACGCGGACCGCATCAGCAGTAACTCGCTCGTCTTCGAAGTGACACAGGGCGGTCCACGAATTACGCAACTGACGCCCGCGGCGCGCGCCGCCGGTTCTTCCGCGTTCACGCTCGTGATCGCCGGCAGCGGCTTCACGGCCGGTTCGCGAGTGCTGTTCGGGACCCGGGAACTCATTCCCGGCAACATCATCGCGGACCGTATCGAAGTGCTCGTCCCCGGCGACGCCATCGCCGCCGCAGGCATCGTACCCGTGCGTGTCCGTCCGCTACAAGGGCTCGAGTCGAACACGGTGAACTTCACCGTCTCGGCCGGCGCCCTGATCTCGTCGCTAAATCCCTCCAGCCGGATCGCCGGCTCCGGCGCTTTCGCCCTGACGATCCTCGGCAGCAACTTCGCCACCGGATCGAGCGTGCTGTTCGGCGGACGCACGATCGTTCCCACAAGCGTCTCCGCCGATACGATCGCGGTATCGATCCCCGCCGACGCGATCCTCACCCCCGGCTCCATCCCGGTGCTCATCCGCTCCGCCGACGGCGCGGATTCGAACGCTGTGAACTTCACTGTCACCGCGCGCGCCGCCATCTCCTCGCTCGATCCACCGAGCCGCCCCGCGGGGTCCGGCACATTCACTCTCACGATCCTCGGGAGCGGCTTCGTCAGCGGCTCGCGCGTTATCTTCGGCGCCCGCGAGCTTCTCCCGGTTTCGCTTACCGCCGACCGTATCACCGTTTCCGTTCCCGCCGGCGCCATCACGGCCGCCGGCCCGATCGCCGTGCGCGTCCGCGCCGGAGACGGCTCGGAAACCAATTCGGTCCAATTCACCGTCGCCGACCGGCCTGCCATCACGAGCCTTGATCCGCCGAACCGCCCGGCCGGTTCCGGCGAGTTCATCCTGACGATCAACGGCAGCGGCTTCGCCGCCGGCGCGGTAGTCTTCTTCGGTGACCGGCGCCTGACGCCGCTCTCGGTGAGCGGCGCTCAGATCCGCGTGAACGTTCCGGCCGACGCGGTGGTCGTGGAAGGGCCGCTGCTCGTGCGCGTCAACTCCGGGGGCGTGGATTCGAACGAGACCGGGTTCACCGTCACACCGCCCGCGGCGCTCTCATTGACCTCGCTGAACCCGGCTTCGGCCGTGGCCGGCTCCAGCGATTTCGATCTCACCATCGCCGGCCGCAACCTGCTTCCTTCGCCGCGAGTGACCTTCGCCGGGACCCCCGTGAACCTGACCGGCGCGGCCACGGCGCTCTCGATCACGGTCCGCGTGCCCGGCGTACTGATCGCCGCCGCGGGACCGAAGCCCGTGGAAGTGACCGTCGCCGGCCGCTCGTCGTCGCTCACGTTCAACGTCACCGCGGCCGTTCCTCCGGCGGCGATCTCGGCGGCAAGCCTGCGCGTGGCGCCCGGCGGCAACACCTCGGTACAGGTCCAGCTCTCCTCGGCGGCCACGGCTGCCGTAAACGGCGAACTGCGCCTCTCGTTCGAGCCCGATGCCACCGGCATCCCGTCGGGGTTTATCGACCCCGCGGCAATGTTCACGGGCAGCGGCTCCACGGCTCTTCCGTTCACCATCGCGGCGGGCCAAACCGACGCCGCACTTGCAGGAGGCGGACGGATCAACGTGGGGACCGTGGCGGGCGTTCTTGTAGTTCGCGTGGCTACACTGGCCTCCGCCGGGCAGACCGTCACCGTGCTTCCGGACCCGGTGCGCATCGAAGTGCCGCGCGCCGCGCCATCGCTCACCGACGGCAGTGTACGGCTCACCAACACCACCGGCGGCGTCACCGTGCAGGTGCAGGGCTTCGCGCCGTCGCGTGAGATGACGAACGCGACGATAGCGTTCACGATCGCCGCGCAGACCGACGTCGACGGCGGAACCAGTTTCACGGCGCCGCTCCAGGCCGTTTTTCAGAGCTACTTCAACTCCGACGAAGGCCGCGCCAACGGCAGCCGCTTCGAACTGCGGATCCCGTTCACGGTGGAGGGCGACGCGAATAGGATCACGGCTGTTTCGGTGACGCTTTCGAACGGTGACGGCCAGGCAACGCTAGCCGGCGGGCGGTAG
- a CDS encoding bifunctional serine/threonine-protein kinase/formylglycine-generating enzyme family protein has product MSDIPPVIGRYRITGKLGEGGMGVVYRAADDQLHREVAIKVIRRDALAGGEEARQRFAREARAAGQLKHPAIVTIYDIGDWNGLPYLVMELVEGATLAQLLESGTLDADRVASILNQVGAAVDYAHQRGIIHRDLKPANIFVQKDGTAKILDFGIAKMAVGGGPAATQVGMLVGSPAYMPPERFLGDEANRSTDVWALGVTAYEALVGQRPFQGHDWQAVAYRICNEATPDPSRLNPAMPVRAVEVLRRVLSKNPQERYPDCATFTGDLATALRPAPSRPPMAEADSGTSTQSGRGINPLKAIGGGIAAGAVLAIVVWLSGILDPTPPGKADEPPVVTRQDATPPPVIDTPTGSMLWVPAGDALLGPNALPAPVSPFYVDKTEVSVGAYRRFCEATGRALPEGLAVDPSLPATDVSYDDAADFAAWAGKRLPTAVEWEKAARGASGQPFPWGATFDATRANLHRTGNAQQAAPVDSSAAGASPYGALHMVGNVWEWTSAAGAPAGARFDQYAKLFTKLEPPLARDERFRQARGGSYRFAPSSPAEAAGLVSDWILVPERARLLDLGFRCVRER; this is encoded by the coding sequence ATGAGTGACATCCCCCCGGTCATCGGACGATACCGCATCACGGGCAAACTCGGCGAAGGCGGCATGGGAGTCGTCTATCGCGCCGCCGACGACCAGCTCCACCGCGAAGTCGCCATCAAAGTCATTCGGCGCGACGCACTCGCCGGCGGCGAGGAAGCCAGGCAGCGCTTTGCGCGCGAAGCCAGGGCCGCCGGCCAGTTGAAACATCCCGCCATCGTCACCATCTACGACATCGGCGACTGGAACGGACTCCCCTATCTCGTGATGGAACTGGTGGAAGGCGCCACGCTTGCGCAGTTGCTCGAGTCAGGGACGCTCGATGCGGACCGCGTCGCCAGCATCCTTAACCAGGTGGGCGCCGCCGTCGACTACGCGCACCAGCGCGGCATCATCCACCGCGATCTCAAGCCCGCCAACATCTTCGTCCAGAAAGACGGCACGGCGAAGATCCTCGATTTCGGGATCGCGAAGATGGCGGTGGGAGGCGGTCCGGCGGCGACACAGGTCGGGATGCTCGTGGGCAGTCCCGCGTACATGCCACCCGAACGGTTCCTTGGCGACGAGGCGAATCGGTCCACGGATGTCTGGGCGCTCGGTGTCACGGCCTACGAAGCGCTCGTCGGGCAGCGCCCGTTCCAGGGCCACGATTGGCAGGCGGTGGCTTACCGCATCTGCAATGAAGCGACACCGGATCCGTCGCGGCTGAACCCAGCCATGCCGGTCCGGGCGGTGGAAGTACTGCGGCGGGTTCTCTCGAAGAATCCGCAGGAGCGCTACCCGGATTGCGCCACATTCACCGGCGACCTGGCCACTGCCTTGCGTCCCGCCCCCTCCCGGCCGCCGATGGCCGAAGCCGACTCCGGTACCAGTACTCAGTCCGGTCGCGGGATCAATCCGCTGAAGGCCATCGGGGGCGGCATCGCCGCCGGCGCCGTGCTCGCAATCGTTGTTTGGCTCTCCGGAATCCTCGATCCCACTCCGCCCGGGAAGGCGGATGAACCTCCTGTGGTTACCAGGCAGGACGCGACTCCGCCTCCTGTGATCGACACGCCCACCGGTTCCATGCTGTGGGTGCCCGCCGGCGACGCGCTGCTGGGGCCAAACGCGCTGCCGGCGCCGGTTTCGCCGTTCTACGTCGACAAGACCGAGGTGTCGGTGGGCGCGTACCGCCGATTCTGCGAGGCCACCGGCCGCGCCCTGCCCGAAGGACTGGCCGTCGATCCGTCGCTGCCCGCTACCGACGTGTCTTACGACGACGCAGCGGACTTCGCCGCGTGGGCCGGCAAGCGCTTGCCGACCGCCGTGGAATGGGAAAAAGCCGCCCGCGGCGCTTCCGGGCAGCCGTTCCCGTGGGGCGCCACGTTCGATGCGACTCGTGCGAATCTCCACCGGACTGGGAACGCCCAACAGGCGGCTCCGGTGGATTCCTCCGCCGCCGGCGCCAGTCCGTACGGCGCGCTCCACATGGTGGGAAACGTCTGGGAGTGGACGTCCGCCGCGGGCGCCCCGGCCGGCGCCCGATTCGATCAGTACGCGAAGTTGTTCACCAAGCTCGAGCCGCCGCTGGCGCGCGATGAACGATTCCGCCAGGCGCGCGGCGGCAGCTACCGGTTCGCGCCGTCCAGCCCGGCCGAAGCCGCCGGGCTCGTCAGCGACTGGATCCTCGTTCCCGAGCGCGCCCGCCTCCTCGATCTCGGCTTCCGCTGCGTTCGCGAGCGATAG
- a CDS encoding papain-like cysteine protease family protein, with protein MPSNINISNFVQNLSPNTTVSGGLDADDWGICAYSCPPMAQTRILWFNRNVGVKNHHTYVFTTTIGFGAAVITLTVSLTGTATSSNFWLEATVSSDGSTQSTPQIKTVQTTSPIYFTMATHDGNTLNFALIVKRFLNGSFDDVTVTLQPSSDGVNGVAIVAQKQAQSNWCWAAVGATIAAFYDPATLWTQCRIVNNALGQTTCCTDGSSDACNKTGQLDNALTIVGNFDALVSSAMTMGDVVAEIDDLQPIGAAVLWAVGGHGVIISGYDVNNDSLNIRDPISGSTDDLPYNTFRNSYLGRGRWVESYKTKA; from the coding sequence ATGCCATCGAACATCAATATTTCTAATTTCGTTCAGAACTTATCTCCGAATACAACCGTGTCTGGGGGGTTGGATGCTGACGATTGGGGAATTTGCGCCTATTCTTGTCCGCCAATGGCGCAGACCAGGATACTTTGGTTCAACCGCAATGTCGGGGTGAAGAACCACCACACGTACGTCTTCACGACGACAATCGGGTTCGGCGCGGCCGTTATTACCCTTACGGTTTCGCTGACCGGCACGGCCACCAGCAGTAATTTCTGGCTCGAGGCGACAGTTAGTAGCGATGGCTCGACGCAGAGCACGCCGCAGATCAAGACTGTTCAGACGACGTCTCCGATCTACTTCACGATGGCGACCCACGATGGAAACACGTTGAACTTCGCTCTCATAGTGAAGCGCTTCCTCAATGGCTCCTTCGATGACGTCACTGTCACGCTGCAACCATCGAGTGACGGAGTTAACGGGGTGGCGATCGTCGCGCAAAAGCAGGCGCAATCCAACTGGTGCTGGGCCGCGGTTGGCGCCACTATTGCCGCGTTCTACGATCCGGCCACTTTATGGACCCAATGCCGGATCGTCAACAACGCACTGGGCCAGACCACCTGTTGCACCGACGGTAGCAGTGACGCCTGCAACAAGACTGGGCAACTCGATAACGCGCTGACGATCGTGGGAAATTTTGACGCTCTAGTGAGCAGCGCAATGACCATGGGCGACGTAGTCGCCGAAATCGACGATCTGCAGCCCATCGGGGCGGCTGTACTGTGGGCGGTAGGCGGACACGGCGTGATCATCTCCGGCTACGATGTCAACAACGATTCCCTCAATATCCGCGACCCGATCAGCGGGAGCACGGATGACTTGCCATACAACACGTTCAGAAACTCCTACCTTGGCAGGGGGCGGTGGGTCGAATCCTACAAGACTAAGGCGTAA
- a CDS encoding NADP-dependent oxidoreductase, producing the protein MYSARRIVLAARPSGMPTESDFRLEEFAVPQPSDGEFVIETAYLSVDPYMRGRMRDRASYAAPTELGETMTGGGVGRVVASRNARFVEGDWVEGMTGWQTHVAARGSGFRKLDPSVAPVSTALGVLGMPGLTAYFGLFDVGGARAGETVLVSGAAGAVGSTVGQLAKIAGCRVVGIAGTDDKVRWLTEELGFDAAFNYKTEPDLRARIGALCPNGVDVYFDNVGGPISDAAMPALALRARIAVCGQISQYNSEEGEQCPRHWFHLIIKRARIEGFLVFDFAARYEEGLARLTEWVRGGRLKYREHFEDGIGRIPAAFIGMMQGANTGKMLVRVKED; encoded by the coding sequence ATGTACAGCGCGCGACGAATCGTCCTGGCCGCACGGCCCTCGGGAATGCCCACGGAATCCGACTTCCGGCTGGAAGAGTTCGCCGTCCCGCAGCCCTCCGATGGCGAGTTCGTGATCGAGACGGCGTATCTTTCCGTGGATCCGTACATGCGCGGGCGGATGCGGGACCGTGCCTCCTACGCCGCACCGACAGAGTTGGGTGAGACGATGACGGGCGGCGGCGTCGGTCGAGTAGTGGCGTCTCGCAACGCGCGCTTCGTGGAAGGCGATTGGGTGGAAGGGATGACCGGGTGGCAGACGCACGTGGCGGCGCGAGGCAGCGGATTCCGCAAGCTCGATCCGTCGGTGGCGCCGGTCTCCACCGCACTCGGCGTGCTTGGCATGCCGGGGCTCACGGCCTACTTCGGGTTGTTCGATGTGGGCGGAGCGCGCGCGGGGGAGACGGTGCTTGTTTCCGGCGCCGCGGGCGCGGTGGGGTCCACGGTGGGGCAGCTTGCCAAGATCGCGGGATGCCGTGTGGTTGGCATCGCGGGGACAGACGACAAGGTCCGCTGGCTCACGGAAGAGCTCGGCTTCGATGCGGCGTTCAACTACAAGACCGAGCCCGATCTCCGCGCGCGGATCGGCGCTTTGTGCCCGAACGGCGTGGACGTCTACTTCGACAATGTCGGCGGGCCGATCTCGGACGCCGCGATGCCGGCGCTGGCGCTTCGGGCGCGGATCGCGGTATGCGGGCAGATCTCGCAGTACAACAGCGAAGAAGGAGAACAATGCCCGCGCCACTGGTTCCATCTGATCATCAAGCGGGCGCGGATCGAGGGGTTCCTGGTGTTCGACTTCGCGGCGCGCTACGAGGAGGGGCTGGCGAGGCTCACCGAGTGGGTGCGCGGCGGCAGGCTGAAATACCGTGAGCACTTCGAGGATGGGATCGGGCGGATACCCGCGGCGTTCATCGGTATGATGCAGGGAGCCAATACCGGCAAGATGCTCGTCCGGGTGAAGGAGGATTGA
- a CDS encoding PaaI family thioesterase — MPLTLPELRQVMDRAPFNNQLGIRVKQLHRDGVSIECPIRPESANLAGTLHGGITATLADVAAGFATLAHYGDLPLTTVELKLNYFLPVTGKKVTARARRLRAGRTLCVSQVEILNADRKLAAVAIVTYMILAR, encoded by the coding sequence TTGCCCCTCACCCTCCCCGAACTGCGCCAGGTGATGGACCGCGCGCCCTTCAACAACCAACTCGGAATCCGCGTCAAGCAACTCCACCGCGACGGTGTTTCGATCGAGTGCCCGATCCGGCCCGAATCGGCCAACCTCGCCGGGACCCTCCATGGCGGCATCACCGCCACCCTCGCCGACGTCGCCGCCGGATTCGCCACCCTCGCCCACTACGGCGATCTCCCGCTCACCACCGTTGAACTGAAGCTGAACTACTTCCTCCCTGTCACAGGCAAGAAAGTCACCGCGCGCGCCCGTCGCCTTCGCGCTGGCAGGACTCTCTGCGTGAGTCAGGTGGAGATCCTCAACGCGGACCGGAAGCTCGCCGCCGTCGCGATCGTCACATACATGATCCTCGCGCGCTGA
- a CDS encoding TfoX/Sxy family protein, translating into MPRDTRYLEFVKEQLAPLGGITSRGMFGGWCLYCDGVVFALIADGAMFLKADKVSAPMFEERGLQPFKPFPDQDMVMSYREAPPDIFEDPAAMRQWCGAALEAAHRSREKGRRGPRKRK; encoded by the coding sequence ATGCCGCGCGACACGCGCTACCTGGAATTCGTGAAAGAGCAACTGGCGCCGCTGGGCGGGATTACGTCGCGAGGGATGTTCGGCGGGTGGTGCCTCTATTGCGACGGAGTGGTGTTCGCGTTGATCGCCGACGGAGCGATGTTTCTGAAGGCGGACAAAGTGAGCGCGCCGATGTTCGAGGAACGCGGGTTGCAGCCCTTCAAGCCGTTTCCGGACCAGGATATGGTGATGAGCTACCGGGAAGCGCCGCCAGATATCTTCGAGGACCCGGCGGCGATGCGGCAGTGGTGTGGCGCGGCGCTCGAGGCGGCGCATCGGTCCCGGGAGAAGGGTAGGCGCGGACCGCGGAAGCGGAAATAA